CATCTCGCAAAGCTAAAGGGTTAccagttgattcccagttagggcacatgcctgagctgcaggtttggtccctggttggggtgcagagaggcaactgattgatgtttccctccctctcttccctgctctctaaagaaaataagtacaataaaaaataaaaaacaccaacAGCAAGGTAGAGACCTGTGGCAAAGAACTTTCTTCGCACCCTCACTTTCTGCTGTAAAGGTCCTAGTCTGTCTAGGTAGATaattcagcttaaaaaaaaaaattatcttggaCAGCGGCTGTCAACAGTGTAGAACTCAGAATTTGGGGTAATCTAAGGATTGTTAGTCTGGTTGTCTCAGGATGGGCTGGAGTGTTTGTGCTGCATCCCCCAAACTTAGTTTCTGCTCCTTGATTTAAATCCCCAGGGGCCACCATGCCTGAGGCAGAGAGGCTCTGTTGTGATGTTCTAGAAGAGGAACAAGTTGGGTGTGCTGAAAGTAGGGAAATGGCTAAAGCGGGCAGGCTTTAGGGTGCCCAGAAACAATCGCAAACCCGACGGGCTGCTCAGGCTTTGGCGGGGATCACCACAGTGCAGTATCAATCTCAGAAACTCTGCAAATGGGGCCAAGTTTGGAAAAGGGGTTCCTCTATCTTTGGCCTCCATCCAAAGTTTATCATTCTTCCACCCTTTGAGCTCATAGTTCACAGGAGTCAAGGCAGTTAtggaggagaaagcagagaacACAAGAAGCCAGGGTCTGACAAAAGGCCAGCACACAACTGTCCGGGACCACGATGGAAGAAGCCTCAATTCAGTGTGGTCCAGGCGGAGCCTTATCTGGTAATCTTTTCCTAGAACTTCTCAGATAAAAATTCTTACCTGATTCAGTCAGCAAGACCTCCTTTCCTTCAGGATGGTACTTAAAACCTCcaccaaaaatgtgtgtgtatgtgcaacATACATGAGCCTCTCCTGGGGGCTCCTAACTGGAAACACTTCTCTGCTTAGTGCTGCCCTGGAGGCTGTGCAGATGGCGaaatttctctttgtgtttttcctGTACCAggaaaaagatgctcaaaatctaAATCACCATTTTATTTTGCGGCAGTCACAATGGTGCCAGCCCCTGCTTTTTCCATGTCACCCTCCGTTCATTCAGGGCTCCACTGGCCTTTTCCATGTTTGAGTACCAGATGCCAAGGTCAAAGTCCATTAAGGCCTCCTGCTCCCCATTTTCTTGAGTGCAGAGCTGGGCTTATATAATCTGAGTTTTAAGAACTGATATTTGTCCCTTAATTAGAGACGGCAAGGGGCACCAACAACAGTGGAGATTCCAGGGTAGGGAAAAGGGGAAGGCAGGAATCATAGAGGCTACCCCAAATTCTGTGTCCCaattgggggtgggaaggaggataTGGGAACCCAGGCATTTGTTGATCTTTCACTCTGCAAACTGGTCCAAGAACTTAATGTAGGCCCGACGCTGGGGTGCAGCTGCTGGAATGAAGTGGCCACCAGAGTGGGTGAGAGTGATGGATCCAGGGAACCGGCTAGCCAGTTGCATACTCTCCTGACAGGGGATGACTCGGTCAGTGTCCCCAAAAACATGGAGTGAAGGCAGTGAAAAGGGGCCCTGCAGGATGGATTCCCGGAGGCCAAGGCCCCGAGGACAGAAACCAGATACCAGGATGATAAACCTTGGCAAGGGGAAGCGGGGATCACCTGCTTGGCCGAGGGCACACACAAAGGCTGCTAGCGCAGCCCCCTGGCTGAAACCAAGGAGCCCATCGAAAGGTCCCATTGTGTTCAGTGCCTGTGCCACCGTTCCCAGGGATTCCTCCAGACCTCTGCACACTGTGGGCTCTTTTAGTGCGAAGAAAACGTCTGTCTCCTGTTCTGAAAACCACCAGCCTCGAAGCTGCTCCTCCGGAGGGCAGGGCTCTACAGCGATATGGGAGATAGAAAGGGGTTAGGGCAAAGGGGAATGCAGGGGGAAGGAAAGTAGAGAGGTTTGGGAATGACAGAGAGGCGGCTAAGGAGAGAGAACGAAGTCTGGGGAA
This window of the Desmodus rotundus isolate HL8 chromosome 9, HLdesRot8A.1, whole genome shotgun sequence genome carries:
- the OVCA2 gene encoding esterase OVCA2 codes for the protein MAAQRPLRVLCLAGFRQSERGFREKTGALRKALRGRAELVCLSGPHPIVNTTGPLPESEPCPPEEQLRGWWFSEQETDVFFALKEPTVCRGLEESLGTVAQALNTMGPFDGLLGFSQGAALAAFVCALGQAGDPRFPLPRFIILVSGFCPRGLGLRESILQGPFSLPSLHVFGDTDRVIPCQESMQLASRFPGSITLTHSGGHFIPAAAPQRRAYIKFLDQFAE